A region from the Fusarium graminearum PH-1 chromosome 4, whole genome shotgun sequence genome encodes:
- a CDS encoding RDR1 protein — translation MSSTQGRKRSRLACETCRELKRKCDGNQPCGACVRFEYDCIYNKQTNTNKRRKTVEQDKEAPLPSPPVHVDKDARPYVTSPHHLQSLEANSGAAFFRRLALRLDPKNAPRMHTFSWNAFLGARRTSQVPVSRPVTEMLSQEGMESLSEIYFEKLDPIYGFIDRDWISRITQNRWSGLICDESEDAVLCGIAAIACLFSEVEPLPLELDLIESARFILEQNMSDTPSVTGVTGWLLRVIYLRTAETPHTAWMASSILMHMLEAAGLHCEPSEESVFQVAEEKVDSELRRRLFAVSAHLNIWISFDMGRSRTILCNSTLEMPSTREGDYTIEIMELLPYSTDLDPHKTHDAAELEASLSTVLKRVHSVPPSIMAQCNLTLCLCRRLQSMNTSFTGKTLEQILSITQRGIEAAQAIIDARAPWHQMANVPFQIICLLLAIDTRESLAQLNDAMQCLNNIATVYNTNATKEALNTASLLILMQQRRKEKCASNLSNIVKSFPILPLSETQVEAPLQQMDDMRWFNNLAGELSGFDYSDLDRFLSQSMF, via the coding sequence ATGTCTTCTACTCAAGGCCGCAAACGCTCCAGACTTGCATGCGAAACGTGCAGGGAACTGAAACGGAAATGTGACGGTAACCAACCCTGTGGAGCCTGTGTCCGCTTCGAGTATGACTGCATCTACAACAAGCAAACCAATaccaacaaaagaagaaaaacagtcgagcaagacaaagaagctcCTCTTCCCTCACCTCCAGTTCATGTGGATAAAGATGCCCGACCATATGTGACATCGCCGCATCATCTTCAGTCTCTGGAGGCAAACTCTGGAGCCGCCTTTTTCAGAAGGCTGGCCTTGAGACTGGATCCGAAAAATGCTCCTCGGATGCACACTTTTTCTTGGAATGCTTTCCTTGGAGCACGAAGAACATCGCAGGTTCCTGTCTCGAGACCAGTTACAGAAATGCTATCTCAGGAAGGGATGGAAAGTCTCAGTGAAATCTATTTTGAAAAGCTGGATCCTATTTATGGTTTCATCGACCGTGATTGGATTTCGCGTATCACACAGAACAGATGGTCTGGTCTGATTTGTGATGAGTCTGAAGACGCAGTTCTCTGTGGTATAGCAGCTATTGCATGCTTGTTCTCAGAAGTTGAGCCACTACCACTggagcttgacttgatagaATCTGCCAGGTTTATACTCGAACAAAACATGTCCGACACTCCATCTGTCACAGGTGTTACAGGTTGGTTGCTTCGAGTGATATATCTTAGAACTGCAGAGACGCCACATACGGCTTGGATGGCTAGTTCGATTCTCATGCATATGCTGGAAGCAGCAGGTCTACATTGTGAACCGAGTGAAGAGTCTGTTTTTCAAGTagcagaagaaaaagtcgATTCAGAACTGCGAAGAAGACTTTTTGCTGTTTCAGCACATTTGAATATTTGGATTTCCTTCGATATGGGTCGATCTAGGACGATTCTCTGCAACTCGACTTTGGAGATGCCATCGacaagagaaggagattACACTATTGAAATCATGGAGCTCTTACCATACTCTACGGATCTCGATCCGCACAAAACTCACGATGCCGCTGAACTCGAGGCGTCCCTATCGACAGTCCTCAAACGTGTTCACTCCGTTCCGccttccatcatggctcagTGCAACTTGACGCTGTGCCTTTGCCGTCGCTTACAGTCAATGAATACATCTTTTACTGGCAAGACACTCGAACAGATACTTTCCATCACTCAAAGGGGCATCGAAGCTGCCCAAGCTATTATCGACGCTCGCGCTCCGTGGCATCAAATGGCCAACGTGCCTTTCCAAATCATATGTTTGCTGCTAGCCATTGATACAAGAGAATCGTTAGCACAGCTCAAcgatgcaatgcaatgccTAAACAACATTGCAACTGTGTATAATACCAACGCTACAAAAGAGGCATTAAACACAGCATCCTTGCTTATCTTGATGCAACAGCGACGCAAGGAGAAATGCGCATCAAACTTGAGCAATATTGTCAAGAGTTTCCctattcttcctctttcagAAACTCAGGTTGAAGCTCCTCTGCAGCAGATGGATGATATGAGGTGGTTTAATAATTTGGCAGGAGAACTGTCTGGCTTTGACTATTCAGACCTGGATCGGTTTCTTTCCCAAAGCATGTTTTAA